The Hevea brasiliensis isolate MT/VB/25A 57/8 chromosome 1, ASM3005281v1, whole genome shotgun sequence DNA segment ATTCCACGACGACCGATGCAAACAGATGAGTTACATGAGATTACTCTCCGATTTAGTGAGAGTAATTGGGCGCACCACCATGCGACGTACATTAATCGTTGGAATAGGCGAGAACATTACATTGTTCAAGGGCAAGAAATGGCACAACCACTCCACCATCATTCTGAATATATGGAGTGGTATCGTCGAGTTGCAAGACGTTGGATCTCAATAAGTGGAGCTGCCATTGGTTGTGTGGTAATCATTTACAATAcatattttttcattattaaatacttagtaataataatttttaattacagtGTTTAACACAAACTGTAACATAATACATGGACTTCATATTTTTACAGGAGGATGCAATTGAGGATTGTTTGCTAAAATTACAGAACCCATCAACAGAAAATGTGGCTGAAGTTAAACGTACATTAAGAAAAATGATGATTGCTCTAGAGGAAGAAAGTCGACTTTGCCAAATGCCACCTCCTCAATCCGCACCTCAAGCAACAACCTTTAATGATGAATTAGAAGAGGACCAACCCATCAACCAGCCTGAGCCCTCACAAAGAGTAGCACGACGCCGATCACGTCCTGCTCGAAGTCGTCAACATCCAGTGCGTCCAGCCTCTCCTCCCGATGATGCTTTGCCCCCACCTGTTGCATTCCACCCTCATCGCATCACATCACCGATCATTCTAATCCTATTCCCTCGGCTCCTGCACTATCTAACCCTGCTCATTACACTGGTTGGATGGCTACCCCATCAATGCCTGGCCCATCAGCACCATGGATGTCATATCAAACTCAAATGCAAAACAGAAGCACATTCGACTTTACTGAGAGTCAACAGCCGCAAACACCATTCGGCGGCTTATTTGCTCCATTTGGCAGAGCATCAAGCATTGGGCCATCACGATATCGCCAGTCAATTTAGTGGATATGGGTCAGAACAATACTTTGAACCATATACTTCTTGTGCCTTAGGCAATATTCCATCTGCGGGTCTATTTGGATACCATGAACAAAGTGCTGTGCATTATACTGCAGGGGGAGAATCATCGGGACAACATCAAGGGCAAGCTAGCCAACCCAAAGATGCACAAGGTCATCCAGCAGAACATCAAGAAGGGGGAGAACATCGAGTTCTTCGACCGAGACGACATATACGAAGACCTGGTTGTGGCACATGActtatttaaatatttgttatcatttatatattaattatgaaaaCTTCTCTCAAGTTATTTCTCGCTTTAAGTCAATTGCTACAATATGTTAgtgacaatttttatattttttgcacAATTAAATTTCCTACAAATTTTTAATAACTTAATTTGGCACTAACTGAAAATCAATTacagtatttaaattttatattgttaTACATGCCAAcacataataaataataattttatttcttttaaaatttaaatttattaattgctatcaacaaaataaattattctaattataataagaataaaatttaatattaaagcaacgaattttacttaatttattataaatttcaattttaatttttttaacttgtATTAATTATTGCAAATTTTTATATGAGTATGATGCTAAATACTTTCCATTCAATTgtacaacatttaatttatttaaatctataaaattaattattcttttaataattacaatttaaatttttattaaaaaatttagttcaaataatattgttattttataaaactaacatattttttttaaaaaattatagtatatatttttttatttttttcacatAAAATTTATAGTAATTTGAAATTACACAATACCCTTTTACATTTAACATTTAATTtccttaaatatataaaaataattatttacactttaataaaaattatactacatatttttttttaatttaatacaattacaattttacactttaatattttaaatttataaaactattatatttaaaaaaaaaattttttttggcCGAAATACTTTGTGAAAATCGCTACTCATAGTAGCGTTTTCAcactttaatatttaaaaaaaaaaattttttttttcgcaGAAATTCGCTACTCATAGTAGCGTTTTCAcactttaatatttaaaatttttttttttttgcagaaaTTCGCTACTCATAGTAGCGTTTTCAcactttaatatttaaaaaaaaattttttttttggcagAAATTCGCTACTCATAGTAGCGTTTTCACActttgatatttaaaaaaaaatttttttttctgtgGGCAGAAATTCGCTACTCATAGTAGCGTTTTCACActttgatatttaaaaaaaaaatttttttctgtGGGCAGAAATGCTTTGCGAAATTCGCTATTTATAGTAGCGTTTTGGTAGAAAATTGTGCCAAAACGCTATTGTCACTGGCGTTTTATTTGGACGCTATTTCTAACAGCTTTTTTGACATTAAAACGCTACTAATAATAGCGTTTTTAACGTTCTGACTTTTTCTCACCTCTATCCGGTAAATTTTACACATCACacccatttttaataattttaattttcaattcacCCTTGTACGGTCAATTTCCCTTCTTTTTAGCCcttcaatttatttaattgattttttttcttgaaaatctATTTTAGCGTATATTGAAAGTGAATGTTGTTGGGTTGGACTTATAGAAAAGTTTGATCAATTTCGTTCCatgataatataattaattacagTAAAACGTAGAGATAATAAGCAAAATGGTAGAAGAAGaacatatttttaaataaaagaaataatcatTCCACTACATAATTCATTTCATTGCATTTGACAGAGAACTTATTACATTCTACTAAAGAACTGTGTTGACATCTCTGCGTGAAAGGTATTACACCATGCAAGCTATCATGATTATGCTAACGACGATTCCAACAGCCATGCAAGCTACTTGAGCCACTGCCAATAGAAGAGAAACCTCTTTTGACGGAGAACTTATTGCAGTCCTGATACTTCAGAATGCGCAAAATCAACAAAATAACGCCACCTACACCCCCTGATTACGAAAAAGAAAAAATCCATCAAGACAGCTTCCAAAGCTAAATGCAGCATTTGGCCAACAACAGCACTCCATAGTTTGCCAGCTCATCCTCTGCCACCAAAAAAATTGCATCAGAAGTCAGACTCAACAATAATACTAAAAGCCTTCAAGCATTTGATCCAGGAAATAATATGATGGAAATATGTCAACGTGAGATAATAAAATTGTTTTACAGACACTTTAAAATAAAGCCAAAGTATATATTGATATGCAAAGTGGCAAAACAAAGAACTGAattgggcttttttttttttttcggaagAATAAGAAGGAGATTGAAATAACGAGTTGAAAATAAAAACCAATTACCTATGGAAACCAAGCAAATGTAAATATCATTAACGACCGCGAGAAGGCACGAAGCATGGTAGAAAGGTAGTTTTAGTAGAAACATCCTCCCATTTAACATATTTCCACCATTTTTCCTGTGCTTCAATCTCAACTTTGCCTCCATTTGCGCTGCTCGAGTTTAATGGCAGCTTCCTAAGCTGTGTGCATTCATATACTTAGATTTTTTCTAGAGAGGTAAAGGACAAGGCTTTGGGTTATATGCTTTTCAGTTCTGGTAATTGAGACAAGGTGAGAAATTTGAGTTTTAAGAATGGGTTACAATTTTCATACCCAACTTGAACAACATCTAACTTTTCAACACTTATTATCTCTTCTATATGCTCGTTAAAGCGCACATCCAAACGCGTCAAATTTCGAGCTAGAATAACCCATGTCAGATCCCTCAATATGAGGTTTCTCCCTAAACTCAATGTATGAAGGCTATTAAAGCATGTCTCTCTTGAGATTATTGAGTTGCCTAGACCTCCACCTGCACCATCATGTGTTTCTATCTCTTCCATTACAACATGGACACCCAACTCTTGAGTTACTTCCACCATCTATAACTTCTAGATTATGCCAAACGACGATTATGATAAACTAGATATGACTGGTAAGCTATCATGATTATGCCAACGACGATTCCACCAACCATGCAAGCTATTTGAGCCACGGCCAATGGAAGAGAAACCTCTTTTGGCACAGTAGGAAAAAAAGCACACAAGAATCCAAACATTCTGCCACAAACTGATTTTaaatatgatattttgtgctGTGTTGGTGGGCTGCTTAATTCTTATAGTTGAATCTTTATTTGTAAGTGAAGTCTTGGCTCTTAATCTTCAAAATCTTGTTTCCTCAAGGACTAACAAGCCTTATCGGCTTGATTAACGGAAGAAATGAGTATATCACATTATCTCACATTGCACAGC contains these protein-coding regions:
- the LOC131183318 gene encoding uncharacterized protein LOC131183318; this encodes MCASWSRARQITEVTTHVLQQIRYNLDRMRPEDITWEPYNEELLDELPDMCIQGRPIWKAVVPLICFHIIEWHQPDRVMRQFGLAQPIPRRPMQTDELHEITLRFSESNWAHHHATYINRWNRREHYIVQGQEMAQPLHHHSEYMEWYRRVARRWISISGAAIGCVEDAIEDCLLKLQNPSTENVAEVKRTLRKMMIALEEESRLCQMPPPQSAPQATTFNDELEEDQPINQPEPSQRVARRRSRPARSRQHPVRPASPPDDALPPPVAFHPHRITSPIILILFPRLLHYLTLLITLVGWLPHQCLAHQHHGCHIKLKCKTEAHSTLLRVNSRKHHSAAYLLHLAEHQALGHHDIASQFSGYGSEQYFEPYTSCALGNIPSAGLFGYHEQSAVHYTAGGESSGQHQGQASQPKDAQGHPAEHQEGGEHRVLRPRRHIRRPGCGT